In Herbaspirillum sp. WKF16, one genomic interval encodes:
- a CDS encoding FAD-dependent monooxygenase, with the protein MHDTSPHDVIIAGAGPVGLFLACELRLADLSVLVLEQAPHPDSPLKRLPFGMRGLSSPSVEALYRRGLLEAVAARQAQRDPAAASAHWSRQPRAAGGHFAGMQFYLDRVDQAHWPYRVPGPCAPHMATDLAHLESVLAARAAELGAEIRRGVAVEQVEQSAHEVRVRTRDVSLRARWLVGCDGGRSTVRKSCGFGFTGTEPEFTGYSAQVELADPGLLAPGRHHTATGMYTYERSGVLAMADFDGGAFHRSGPITPQHIESVLRRVSGADARVTRLELAATWTDRAFQATTYRQGRVLLAGDAAHVHSPLGGQGLNLGLGDAMNLGWKLAATVRGEAPDGLLDSYCAERHPVGAQVLDWSRAQVALMRPGPGSRALAAIMRELIETGDGTTYFAGRIWGLSLRYELGAGHDLVGRSAPDVELADASRLGQHLRNGNGLLLDFTGDAQLQAWSRRRHGRIAYLGGDAGIGAKLGLGALLVRPDGIVAWAGSGIADRAELQRAASRWFGAA; encoded by the coding sequence ATGCACGACACATCCCCCCATGACGTCATCATCGCCGGCGCCGGTCCGGTCGGCCTGTTTCTCGCGTGCGAGCTGCGCCTGGCCGATCTCTCGGTGCTGGTGCTGGAACAAGCGCCGCACCCGGATTCGCCGTTGAAGCGCCTGCCGTTCGGCATGCGCGGCCTGTCCTCGCCTTCCGTCGAAGCCCTGTACCGGCGCGGCCTGCTGGAGGCCGTCGCGGCGCGACAGGCGCAGCGCGATCCCGCTGCCGCCAGCGCCCACTGGAGCCGCCAGCCGCGCGCCGCCGGCGGCCATTTCGCCGGCATGCAGTTCTACCTCGACCGGGTGGATCAAGCGCACTGGCCCTACCGCGTACCCGGACCCTGCGCGCCCCATATGGCCACCGACCTGGCCCATCTCGAAAGCGTCCTCGCCGCGCGCGCGGCCGAACTGGGCGCGGAGATCCGGCGCGGCGTCGCAGTGGAGCAGGTAGAGCAATCCGCGCACGAAGTGCGCGTGCGGACGCGCGACGTCAGCCTGCGCGCGCGCTGGCTGGTGGGCTGCGACGGCGGACGCAGCACCGTGCGCAAATCCTGCGGCTTCGGTTTCACCGGCACCGAGCCTGAGTTCACCGGCTATTCGGCGCAGGTCGAACTGGCCGACCCGGGCCTGCTGGCGCCGGGCCGGCACCACACCGCAACCGGCATGTACACCTACGAGCGCTCGGGCGTTCTGGCCATGGCCGACTTCGACGGCGGCGCCTTCCACCGCAGCGGACCGATCACGCCGCAGCACATCGAATCGGTCTTGCGGCGCGTGTCGGGCGCCGATGCCCGCGTGACCCGGCTGGAACTGGCCGCGACCTGGACCGACCGCGCCTTCCAGGCCACGACCTATCGCCAGGGACGCGTGCTGCTCGCCGGCGACGCCGCCCACGTCCATTCGCCGCTGGGCGGGCAAGGCCTCAATCTCGGCCTGGGCGACGCCATGAACCTGGGCTGGAAGCTGGCGGCCACGGTGCGCGGCGAGGCGCCCGACGGCCTGCTCGACAGCTACTGCGCCGAACGGCATCCGGTGGGCGCGCAGGTGCTCGACTGGTCGCGCGCGCAGGTCGCGCTGATGCGCCCCGGCCCAGGTTCGCGCGCCCTGGCCGCCATCATGCGCGAGCTGATCGAGACCGGCGACGGCACCACCTATTTCGCCGGCCGCATCTGGGGCCTGTCGCTGCGCTACGAGCTCGGCGCCGGACACGACCTGGTCGGCCGCAGCGCCCCCGACGTCGAATTGGCAGACGCCAGCCGCCTGGGCCAACATCTGCGCAACGGCAATGGCCTGCTGCTGGACTTCACAGGCGACGCGCAACTGCAGGCATGGAGCCGTCGCCGGCACGGCCGCATCGCCTACCTGGGCGGCGACGCCGGCATCGGCGCAAAACTCGGCCTCGGCGCCCTGCTGGTGCGCCCGGACGGCATCGTCGCCTGGGCCGGCTCCGGCATCGCCGACCGGGCCGAGCTCCAGCGCGCCGCCTCGCGCTGGTTCGGCGCGGCCTGA
- a CDS encoding DUF1090 family protein translates to MHKISSCALAMILGTAAACASAQSAGLTGCAAKKADVQTQLEQARAHGNKAQEAKLKIAQKQLASNCTDEGLRREREADVKKKEEKLAARQADLEKAKAKGKPKKIAQQEKKVQDAEAELKDAREKLDQ, encoded by the coding sequence ATGCATAAAATTTCTTCTTGCGCGCTGGCCATGATCCTCGGCACGGCCGCCGCCTGCGCATCCGCGCAGAGCGCCGGCCTGACGGGATGCGCGGCGAAAAAAGCCGACGTGCAAACGCAACTGGAGCAGGCGCGGGCGCATGGCAACAAGGCCCAGGAGGCCAAGCTCAAGATCGCGCAGAAACAGCTGGCGTCCAACTGCACCGATGAGGGCTTGCGCCGCGAGCGGGAAGCCGACGTGAAAAAGAAAGAGGAAAAGCTCGCCGCGCGCCAGGCCGACCTGGAAAAAGCCAAGGCCAAGGGCAAGCCCAAGAAAATCGCCCAGCAGGAAAAGAAGGTGCAGGACGCCGAGGCTGAACTGAAGGATGCGCGCGAAAAGCTTGATCAATGA
- a CDS encoding PepSY-associated TM helix domain-containing protein translates to MQKWYWLHKWSSLACTLFLLVVCITGLPLIFIDEISEHWRGDPPAADISDAAPMANLDRLVLAATGPQGAFPGQTVRWLSIEDDKPEIWFGLAPSYSAQRKLDHVVRFDARSGALIRALKSGEHTSPLWLGLMFKLHTDWFAGIFGELFLAGMALLFVAATVSGVALYGPFMKNQRFGVLRADKSARLKWLDLHNLLGIATVTWMLVVGLTGILNQLSTPLYDIWRNTEMNGLMAAHKNAHAPSGLSSVQDAYQTALQAMPGKSVRSIRFPDAQLGSPRHYLIWTKGDTPLTSRILQPLLVDAQTGRLAAMARLPWYLTALQVSRPLHFGDYGGLPLKILWVILDLAAITILCSGLLLWNLRRRSAGEHAHARKPR, encoded by the coding sequence ATGCAAAAGTGGTACTGGTTGCACAAATGGAGCAGCCTGGCATGCACGCTGTTCCTGCTGGTGGTGTGCATCACCGGGCTGCCGCTGATCTTCATCGACGAGATCAGCGAGCATTGGCGCGGAGATCCGCCGGCGGCCGATATCTCCGACGCCGCGCCGATGGCAAACCTGGATCGCCTGGTGCTGGCCGCGACCGGGCCGCAGGGTGCGTTTCCCGGCCAGACGGTGCGCTGGCTCAGCATCGAGGACGACAAACCGGAGATCTGGTTCGGGCTGGCGCCATCGTATTCGGCGCAGCGCAAGTTGGACCACGTAGTGCGTTTCGATGCGCGCAGCGGCGCCCTGATCAGGGCGCTCAAGTCGGGCGAGCATACCTCCCCGCTCTGGCTGGGCCTGATGTTCAAGCTGCACACCGACTGGTTCGCGGGCATCTTCGGTGAGCTGTTCCTGGCGGGCATGGCCTTGCTGTTCGTGGCGGCGACCGTCTCGGGTGTCGCGCTGTACGGCCCGTTCATGAAGAACCAGCGCTTCGGTGTCCTGCGCGCCGACAAGTCCGCCCGCCTCAAGTGGCTGGATCTGCACAATCTGCTCGGGATCGCCACCGTGACCTGGATGCTGGTGGTCGGACTGACCGGAATCCTGAACCAGCTCTCGACGCCTCTCTATGACATCTGGCGCAACACCGAGATGAACGGCCTGATGGCGGCGCACAAGAATGCTCACGCACCGTCTGGCCTGAGTTCGGTGCAAGACGCCTATCAGACGGCCTTGCAAGCCATGCCGGGCAAATCGGTGCGCAGCATCCGCTTCCCCGATGCTCAATTGGGTAGCCCGCGCCATTATCTGATCTGGACCAAGGGCGACACTCCCCTGACCTCGCGCATCCTGCAACCGCTGCTGGTGGACGCCCAGACCGGACGGTTGGCGGCGATGGCGCGCCTGCCCTGGTACCTAACCGCCCTGCAGGTTTCACGCCCGCTGCACTTCGGTGACTACGGCGGGCTTCCCCTGAAGATCCTGTGGGTGATCCTGGACCTCGCTGCCATCACGATCCTGTGCAGCGGCCTGCTGCTCTGGAATCTGCGGCGCCGCTCGGCCGGCGAACATGCGCATGCGCGCAAGCCGCGCTGA
- the aspT gene encoding aspartate-alanine antiporter: MQWLHQLFARSPEIALFLSLAAGYYIGKIQFGKFQLGGVAGSLLVAVLVSQVGVSVDPGVKSVLFALFIYAVGYESGPQFFNSLGKQSIREIILAAVLAASGLATVVVMAKLFGLDKGLAAGVAAGGLTQSAIIGTAGDAITKLGLAADEVKRLQGNVAVGYAVTYVFGSFGAILVCVNLLPRLMGRSIKEDAVRAEAAMQQGVQVLAPGQQAAAPELVGRIYQLGDHADLTIGQLEREHAAHGITIERVKRGGKIIEVAPELPLQAGDIVLAVGRRQAMVDVVPVFSKELYGVEGMELTMERRDVVLSNKEYHNRTVGDIRANTSLQVRHGIYVVQLVRMGKVLPLQEKTVVQVGDVVSVFGSEQDVKRVSSLIGYVIVPSAKTDFVYLGAGLVVGLLVGLLTARIGAIPLTLGSGGGALLSGLLFGWLRAKRQTFGAMPGGAVQILKDLGLAGFVVVVGLSSGLQAVQTVREQGLTLFGVGVVVTVLPLLLTMLFGRYILRYDNTAVFAGALTGSRSANPAFGEVLDKAENSIPTVPFAITYALANVFLTLLGPLIVALV; encoded by the coding sequence ATGCAATGGCTACACCAGTTGTTCGCCCGATCTCCGGAGATTGCGCTGTTCCTGTCGCTGGCGGCCGGCTACTACATCGGCAAGATCCAGTTCGGAAAATTCCAGCTCGGCGGTGTCGCGGGTTCGCTGCTGGTGGCCGTGCTGGTGAGCCAGGTGGGCGTGAGCGTCGATCCCGGCGTCAAGTCGGTGCTTTTTGCGCTCTTCATTTATGCCGTCGGCTATGAGAGCGGCCCCCAGTTCTTCAATTCCCTGGGCAAGCAATCCATCCGCGAAATCATCCTTGCCGCTGTGCTCGCCGCCAGCGGGCTGGCGACGGTGGTCGTCATGGCAAAGCTGTTCGGCCTCGACAAGGGGCTGGCCGCAGGCGTTGCCGCAGGCGGCCTGACCCAGTCCGCCATCATCGGCACGGCGGGCGATGCCATCACCAAGCTCGGGCTGGCAGCCGATGAGGTCAAGCGCCTGCAGGGCAATGTCGCCGTCGGCTATGCGGTGACCTATGTCTTCGGCTCGTTCGGCGCCATCCTGGTGTGCGTCAACCTGCTGCCCCGGCTGATGGGACGCAGCATCAAGGAAGACGCCGTGCGCGCCGAGGCGGCCATGCAGCAGGGCGTGCAAGTCCTGGCGCCCGGCCAGCAGGCCGCCGCGCCGGAGCTGGTCGGCCGCATCTACCAGCTCGGCGACCATGCCGATCTCACCATCGGCCAGCTGGAGCGGGAGCATGCGGCCCACGGCATCACCATCGAGCGCGTCAAGCGCGGCGGCAAGATCATCGAAGTCGCCCCCGAGTTGCCGCTGCAAGCCGGCGACATCGTGCTGGCCGTCGGCCGCCGCCAGGCGATGGTCGATGTGGTGCCGGTGTTCAGCAAGGAGCTGTATGGCGTCGAGGGCATGGAGCTGACGATGGAGCGCCGCGACGTCGTGCTGTCCAACAAGGAGTATCACAACCGCACGGTCGGCGACATTCGCGCCAACACGAGCCTGCAGGTGCGCCATGGCATTTATGTCGTGCAGCTGGTGCGCATGGGGAAGGTCTTGCCGTTGCAGGAGAAGACGGTGGTCCAGGTCGGCGACGTGGTCTCCGTCTTCGGTTCGGAGCAGGACGTCAAGCGCGTCTCTTCGCTGATCGGCTACGTGATCGTGCCCAGCGCCAAGACCGACTTCGTCTATCTCGGCGCCGGCCTGGTGGTGGGCTTGCTGGTCGGCCTGCTGACTGCGCGCATCGGCGCCATCCCGCTGACGCTGGGCAGCGGCGGCGGCGCCTTGCTGTCGGGCCTGCTGTTCGGCTGGCTGCGCGCCAAGCGCCAGACCTTCGGCGCCATGCCCGGCGGCGCCGTGCAGATCCTGAAGGATCTCGGACTGGCCGGCTTCGTGGTGGTGGTCGGCCTGTCGTCCGGTCTGCAGGCGGTGCAGACCGTGAGGGAGCAAGGCCTGACCCTGTTCGGGGTCGGCGTGGTGGTGACCGTGCTGCCGCTGCTGCTCACCATGCTGTTCGGCCGCTACATCCTGCGCTACGACAACACGGCCGTGTTCGCCGGCGCGCTGACCGGCTCGCGCAGCGCCAACCCGGCCTTCGGCGAAGTGCTCGACAAGGCCGAGAACTCGATTCCCACCGTTCCCTTCGCCATCACCTATGCCCTGGCCAATGTCTTCCTGACCTTGCTGGGGCCGCTGATCGTGGCGCTGGTCTAA
- a CDS encoding bifunctional aspartate transaminase/aspartate 4-decarboxylase yields MDFSDPEKLALLSPFELKDALIQTALKGNKLMLNAGRGNPNFLATKPRHGFFQFGLFAMSEAERSYVYMDGVGGFPQRDGIEARFELFAKNNAGVPGVRFIEAAVSYVRDQLGMSAGDFIYEMCEAILGCNYPVPDRMLRMTERIVGNYLHKEMIGTYPFVGHFDMYAVEGGTAAMTYLFASLKANHVIKEGDTIALGMPIFTPYIEIPHLAEFNLVELAIDAPQSNNWQYTKKELDKLFDPKVKAFFLVNPSNPPSVKIDDKTLAYIAEIVKKRPDLIILTDDVYATFADNFTSLFAICPYNTILVYSFSKYFGATGWRMGVVATHKNNVIDELIGRLPEKTALQLDERYSSITTAPRSIKFIDRLVADSRTVALNHTAGLSTPIQAQMSLFSLFSLMDEAGSYKAEMKRIVLRRKEALYRELGLPMPYDANSVRYYHLLDLESLAAQMHGEDFSKWLLKRLKPNEALFRLAEETGVILLPGRGFGAAHPSGRVSLANLNEYDYANIGRAIRKMASEYFVLFEQEKGGGKAKAARTGKPAKGAKPAKARK; encoded by the coding sequence ATGGATTTCAGCGACCCAGAGAAGCTTGCCCTGTTAAGCCCCTTCGAACTCAAGGACGCCCTGATACAGACCGCGCTCAAGGGCAACAAACTGATGCTCAATGCCGGCCGCGGCAATCCCAATTTCCTGGCCACCAAGCCGCGCCACGGCTTCTTCCAGTTCGGCCTGTTTGCGATGAGCGAAGCCGAGCGCTCCTATGTCTACATGGACGGCGTCGGCGGTTTCCCGCAGCGCGACGGCATCGAGGCCCGCTTCGAGCTGTTTGCCAAGAACAATGCCGGCGTGCCCGGCGTGCGCTTCATCGAGGCCGCCGTTTCCTATGTGCGCGACCAGCTGGGGATGTCGGCGGGCGACTTCATCTACGAGATGTGCGAAGCCATCCTCGGCTGCAACTATCCGGTGCCGGACCGCATGCTGCGCATGACCGAGCGCATCGTCGGCAACTATCTGCACAAGGAGATGATCGGCACCTATCCCTTCGTCGGCCATTTCGACATGTACGCGGTCGAGGGCGGAACCGCCGCCATGACCTACCTGTTCGCCAGCCTCAAGGCCAACCATGTCATCAAGGAAGGCGACACGATCGCCCTGGGCATGCCGATCTTCACGCCCTATATCGAGATCCCGCACCTGGCCGAATTCAATCTCGTCGAACTGGCCATCGACGCGCCGCAATCCAACAACTGGCAATACACCAAGAAGGAGCTCGACAAGCTGTTCGACCCCAAGGTCAAGGCCTTCTTCCTCGTCAACCCGAGCAATCCGCCCTCGGTCAAGATCGACGACAAGACCCTGGCCTACATCGCCGAGATCGTCAAGAAACGGCCGGACCTGATCATCCTCACCGACGATGTCTACGCCACCTTCGCCGACAACTTCACCTCGCTGTTCGCGATCTGCCCGTACAACACCATCCTGGTGTATTCGTTCTCCAAGTACTTCGGCGCCACCGGCTGGCGCATGGGTGTGGTCGCCACGCACAAGAACAACGTCATCGACGAACTGATTGGCAGGCTGCCGGAGAAGACCGCGCTCCAGCTCGACGAGCGCTACAGCTCCATCACCACCGCGCCGCGTTCGATCAAGTTCATCGACCGCCTGGTGGCCGACAGCCGCACCGTCGCGCTCAACCATACGGCCGGATTGTCGACGCCGATCCAAGCGCAGATGAGCCTGTTCTCGCTGTTCTCGCTGATGGACGAAGCCGGCAGCTACAAGGCCGAGATGAAGCGCATCGTCCTGCGCCGCAAGGAGGCCCTGTACCGCGAGCTCGGCCTGCCCATGCCTTACGACGCCAATTCGGTGCGCTACTATCACCTGCTCGACCTGGAGTCGCTGGCCGCCCAGATGCACGGCGAGGATTTTTCCAAATGGCTGCTCAAGCGCCTCAAGCCCAATGAGGCGCTGTTCCGCCTGGCGGAGGAAACCGGCGTCATCCTGCTCCCCGGCCGGGGCTTCGGCGCGGCCCATCCTTCAGGCCGGGTGTCGCTGGCCAATCTCAACGAGTACGACTATGCCAACATCGGCCGCGCCATCAGGAAGATGGCGTCCGAGTACTTCGTCTTGTTCGAGCAGGAGAAGGGCGGCGGCAAGGCGAAGGCAGCGCGGACGGGCAAGCCTGCCAAGGGCGCCAAGCCGGCCAAGGCCAGGAAGTAG
- a CDS encoding methyl-accepting chemotaxis protein translates to MRIGPRLALGFSAVLVLLLLMTVIGVWRLQDIGGRTSDMIAGDLVKERLAVEWAGNIEANGIRTVALVKSPVAADQQYFKEQLDATVSGTSALQKKLDEMIGSEEGRQLFNAVLAQRKVYSAARDEVFSQKKAGDEQAALAGLESKLLPAMKEYTARVKALVAYQQRLINNSATIVDDQYRSGRVILIAVGALALLLGIVISWRLSEGITRPLSHAVQATAAVAAGNLATRVVVDREDEIGQLLTGLQGMTQNLRNTVREVLTGSETIATASTEIASGNLDLSSRTEEQASSLEETASALEQLTSTVQQNAENARVANQLAASASGVAVDGGAVVGQVVDTMQAISASSNRIVDIIGVIDGIAFQTNILALNAAVEAARAGEQGRGFAVVASEVRSLAQRSASAAKEIKTLIDDSVNQVASGSKLVEQAGRTMTEVVSSVKRVSDLVAEISAATQEQSTGINEVNRAVTQMDQVTQQNAALVEEAAAAADALQGQATHLKQLVSTFTLDDGR, encoded by the coding sequence ATGCGAATTGGCCCGCGCCTGGCGCTTGGATTTTCGGCAGTGCTGGTTCTCTTGCTGCTGATGACGGTGATCGGCGTCTGGCGCCTGCAGGATATCGGCGGGCGCACCTCGGACATGATTGCAGGCGACCTGGTGAAGGAGCGGCTGGCCGTCGAGTGGGCCGGGAACATCGAGGCCAACGGCATTCGCACGGTGGCGCTCGTCAAGTCGCCGGTAGCGGCCGACCAGCAATACTTCAAGGAGCAGCTCGACGCCACGGTGTCGGGCACCAGCGCCTTGCAGAAGAAGCTCGACGAGATGATCGGATCGGAAGAAGGGCGCCAGCTCTTCAACGCCGTGCTCGCGCAACGCAAGGTCTACAGCGCCGCGCGCGACGAGGTCTTCAGCCAGAAAAAAGCCGGCGACGAGCAGGCCGCGCTGGCCGGACTGGAGTCGAAGCTGCTCCCGGCGATGAAGGAGTACACGGCGCGCGTCAAGGCCCTGGTCGCCTACCAGCAGCGCCTGATCAACAACAGCGCGACGATCGTCGATGACCAGTATCGCTCGGGGCGCGTCATCCTGATCGCAGTGGGCGCCCTGGCGCTGCTCCTGGGGATCGTCATTTCGTGGCGTCTTTCCGAGGGCATTACCCGTCCCCTGTCGCATGCCGTGCAAGCCACCGCCGCGGTGGCCGCCGGCAATCTGGCCACGCGCGTGGTGGTTGATCGGGAAGATGAAATCGGGCAGCTGCTGACCGGCTTGCAGGGCATGACCCAGAACCTGCGCAATACGGTGCGCGAGGTGCTGACGGGATCGGAAACGATTGCAACGGCGTCGACCGAGATTGCCAGCGGCAACCTCGATCTCTCCTCCCGCACCGAGGAGCAGGCGAGTTCGCTGGAAGAGACCGCCTCCGCGCTCGAGCAGCTGACATCGACCGTGCAGCAGAATGCCGAGAACGCCCGGGTCGCCAACCAGCTGGCGGCATCCGCGTCCGGCGTGGCGGTGGACGGCGGCGCGGTGGTGGGGCAGGTGGTCGATACCATGCAGGCCATCAGCGCCTCGTCCAATCGCATTGTCGACATCATCGGCGTCATCGACGGCATCGCTTTCCAGACCAACATCCTCGCGCTCAACGCCGCGGTGGAGGCGGCCCGCGCCGGCGAACAGGGGCGCGGCTTCGCGGTGGTCGCCTCCGAAGTGCGCAGCCTGGCGCAGCGCTCCGCTTCCGCCGCCAAGGAAATCAAGACGCTCATCGACGATTCGGTCAACCAGGTGGCATCCGGCAGCAAGCTGGTGGAGCAGGCCGGAAGAACCATGACGGAGGTGGTCAGCAGCGTCAAGCGCGTGAGCGATCTGGTGGCCGAGATCAGTGCCGCGACCCAGGAGCAGAGCACCGGCATCAACGAAGTGAACCGCGCCGTGACCCAGATGGACCAGGTCACGCAGCAGAACGCCGCACTGGTGGAGGAAGCCGCCGCGGCTGCCGACGCCCTGCAAGGCCAGGCAACGCACCTGAAGCAACTGGTCAGCACGTTCACGCTGGACGACGGTCGTTGA
- a CDS encoding TonB-dependent receptor, with protein sequence MSRINAPMPNRPQPSTANHIYSKQPRFRPMVMAIHLALAGTLGAAAFIPTVYAQTAAAELRHYDIPAGPLQTALNRFSSDAGIFLAGDSSLAREKSSPGLKGDFTVSQALEALLAGTGLQAVKLGDGGYGLRASPEAQRTDGGSLPVVAVSAQRDTAGDIAAKGALPAPYAGGQVARGGRVGMLGNKDVMDTPFNTVSYTSDLILDQQAKSVSDVLANNPSVRIIYPDNDGSTDYFVRGNKVSQLDIGYDGLYGIGTPGIESLERIDVLIGANALLNGLGPSGGVGAMINQVPKKALETPLTRLTFSWISDSQIGGAVDLSRRFGADNQFGIRVNAAYRDGDLPVDRQSRKVTTATVALDWRGRDARISSNFGYRENDNQSPARTTYLLTNTFQIPPPPADSARNWQNTWTYDNSKTRFATLRGEYDISPAVTAYVAIGGSKMTEEELFANTFLTSSNGAIARRTVYWPLYRNSWSAEAGLRGSLRTGAVKHGWSVVASQIAVTNGIALNDLGVTASNIYNPVYFNQPSIAGLRDANNVHKTGDTNLTGLALSDTLSVLDDKLQWTVGLRQQNVATKSYDEASQALTGRYDKGRLTYATGLTLRPTNNLSLYTNYIEGLQPGATVGAGYTNAGQVFAPYVSRQFEIGAKYDFGGFLTTLNAYQISTPNAQANGAIYTIDGRQRTEGIELNTYGEVARNVRLLGGLVLTDARQVNTANGANNGKRVQGAAEVQANLGAEWDFAPGFTVSGRTLYTGREYIDAGNLQAIPGSIRYDAGLRYKTMIGGHPTALRFNVENLTDKSYWVGGQGFLIQSRPRTFSLSASVDL encoded by the coding sequence ATGTCCCGCATCAATGCCCCAATGCCGAATCGCCCCCAACCGTCGACCGCAAATCACATCTATTCCAAGCAGCCCAGGTTCAGGCCGATGGTGATGGCCATCCACCTGGCCTTGGCGGGCACCTTGGGCGCCGCCGCGTTCATCCCCACGGTCTATGCCCAGACCGCTGCCGCCGAGCTGCGCCACTACGACATACCGGCCGGCCCGCTGCAAACGGCGCTCAATCGATTCTCTTCTGATGCGGGCATTTTCCTGGCCGGCGACAGCAGCCTGGCCAGGGAAAAAAGCAGTCCCGGCCTCAAGGGCGACTTCACCGTCAGCCAGGCATTGGAGGCACTGCTGGCCGGCACCGGCCTGCAGGCGGTGAAATTGGGCGACGGCGGTTACGGCCTGCGCGCCAGCCCGGAAGCGCAGCGCACGGACGGCGGTTCGCTGCCCGTAGTGGCGGTGTCGGCGCAGCGCGACACCGCCGGCGACATTGCCGCCAAAGGCGCCCTGCCCGCGCCGTATGCGGGCGGCCAAGTGGCCCGCGGCGGCAGGGTCGGCATGCTGGGCAACAAGGACGTTATGGACACGCCGTTCAACACCGTCAGCTACACGTCCGACCTGATCCTCGATCAGCAGGCCAAGTCGGTCTCCGACGTGCTGGCAAACAATCCCTCGGTGCGCATCATCTATCCGGACAACGATGGCTCGACCGACTATTTCGTGCGCGGCAACAAGGTTTCCCAACTCGACATCGGCTATGACGGCCTGTACGGAATAGGCACACCGGGCATCGAATCGCTGGAGCGCATCGACGTGCTAATCGGCGCCAATGCCCTCCTCAACGGCCTGGGCCCCAGCGGCGGCGTCGGTGCGATGATCAACCAGGTGCCGAAAAAAGCGCTGGAAACCCCTCTGACCCGGCTCACCTTCAGCTGGATCTCCGATAGCCAGATCGGCGGCGCGGTCGACCTGAGCCGACGCTTCGGCGCAGACAATCAGTTCGGCATCCGCGTCAACGCCGCATACCGCGACGGCGACCTTCCGGTCGACAGGCAGTCGCGCAAGGTCACCACCGCCACCGTCGCCCTGGACTGGCGCGGTCGCGACGCGCGCATCTCCAGCAACTTCGGCTATCGCGAGAACGACAATCAGTCGCCGGCCCGCACCACCTACCTGCTCACCAATACCTTCCAGATCCCGCCGCCGCCCGCCGACAGCGCCAGAAACTGGCAAAACACCTGGACCTACGACAATTCCAAAACCAGGTTCGCCACCCTGCGCGGCGAATACGACATCTCGCCCGCTGTCACGGCCTACGTCGCGATAGGCGGTTCGAAGATGACGGAAGAGGAGTTGTTCGCCAATACCTTCCTGACCTCGTCCAACGGCGCCATTGCGCGGCGTACCGTGTACTGGCCGCTGTACCGCAACTCCTGGAGCGCAGAAGCGGGCCTGCGCGGAAGCTTGCGCACCGGCGCAGTCAAGCACGGCTGGTCGGTGGTTGCGTCCCAGATCGCCGTCACCAACGGCATCGCGCTCAACGACCTCGGCGTGACCGCCTCCAATATCTACAACCCGGTGTACTTCAACCAGCCCAGTATCGCCGGACTGCGCGACGCCAACAACGTCCACAAGACCGGCGACACCAACCTGACCGGCTTGGCGCTGTCGGACACGCTCTCGGTACTCGACGACAAGCTGCAATGGACCGTCGGCCTGCGCCAGCAGAATGTTGCCACCAAGAGCTACGATGAGGCATCGCAGGCGCTGACCGGGCGCTACGACAAGGGCAGGCTCACCTACGCCACCGGCTTGACGCTGCGTCCGACGAACAATCTGTCGCTGTACACCAACTACATCGAAGGCCTGCAGCCCGGCGCCACCGTCGGCGCCGGCTACACCAATGCCGGCCAGGTGTTCGCGCCTTACGTTTCCCGGCAGTTCGAGATCGGCGCCAAATACGATTTCGGCGGATTCCTCACCACCCTCAATGCCTATCAGATCAGTACGCCCAACGCCCAGGCCAATGGAGCGATCTACACCATCGACGGCAGGCAGCGCACCGAGGGCATCGAGCTCAACACCTACGGCGAGGTGGCCCGCAATGTGCGCCTGCTGGGCGGATTGGTCCTGACCGATGCGCGCCAGGTCAATACCGCCAACGGCGCCAACAACGGCAAGCGCGTGCAAGGTGCGGCGGAGGTGCAAGCCAACCTCGGCGCGGAATGGGATTTCGCGCCGGGCTTCACTGTGAGCGGGCGCACCCTTTATACCGGCCGGGAATACATCGACGCCGGCAACCTGCAAGCCATCCCTGGTTCGATCCGCTATGACGCCGGCCTGCGCTACAAAACGATGATTGGCGGACATCCGACGGCGTTGCGCTTCAATGTCGAGAACCTCACCGACAAGAGCTACTGGGTCGGCGGACAGGGCTTCCTGATCCAGAGCCGTCCGCGCACCTTCTCGCTGTCGGCCAGCGTCGATCTCTAA